The Acidimicrobiales bacterium genome contains the following window.
GTAGCGGCGCAGCTCGCGGTCGCGCTGCAGCTCGGCCAGGAGGATGCCGTCGGTCATGACCTTGACCAGTGTCTCGGGCCCCACCTGGTCGCTGAAGCGCACGGCGTAGCCCACCGGCCCGCCCAGGCGGACCGACAGCTCCTCGGCCAGGCGCTCGGCCACGGCGCGGGCGGCAATGCGGCGGGGCTGGGTGTGGCCGATCATGGCCTCGACCCCCCGGCCCAGCTCGAGGCAGATCTTCGGCAGCTGGGTCGTCTTTCCCGAGCCGGTCTCTCCGGCCACGATCACCACCTGGTTGGCGGCGATCAGCCCGGCGATGTCCTCCTTCCGGTCGACCACCGGGAGGCCGGCCGGGTAGGTGATCCGGTCGAGGGGGCGAGCGGTGCGGACCGGAGGGGGCGTCGAGGCTCGGGCCCGGGATGAACGCCCAGCCACACGGTGAAGTCTACGGTGACCGTCCGTGGCGAGGATCCCCGAGGGACGCCTTCTCGCCGCGCTCCGCGGATACGTCTCCGCCGCCATCGGTTGCCCTCCCGCCCGGGTCGCGGAGGCGAGCCGCTTCCCGGACGGCAACCGCCACGCTGTCTACAAGGTCTCGTATCTCGATCCCGCCGGCGCCACGACGGAAGTAGTCGTCCGGGTCTGCTCGGGTTCCGGGCCCGACGACTGCAGCCGCGCCGAGTGGGAGGCCCGGGTGCTCGCGAAGACGGGAGGGACGGCGGCGCCCCTGCTCTACGACTTCCGCCTCCGGAGTGAGTGGTTCGGCACGCCCGCCATGTGTATGCAGTTCGTTCCCGGCCACCAGATGGAGTTGGGCTCTGCGAACCCTGCCGAGATCGAGCGGCTGGGCTCGGTTGTCCGGTGGGTTCACGATCGACCGGTCGACGATCTGGTTGAGGGACACGAGGGCGAGGACGTGGAGGACGTGGTGGCGTACGCAGAGCGGCGGCTCCGGTCGATCGTCTCGACGCTGATCTGGGTCCGCGATCCCCTTCCGGGACTGACGCAGGCCCGCCTCAGGGCTGCCGCCGACTCGGTCGAGACGACCGTGGAGACGTCGCGTGAGGCCCGGAGCTTCCGCACCGGCGAGGCGCTGGCTCTCCAGCATGGGGACATCGGTCCCGGGAACGTCCGCTGGGGTCCGGACCCCGTCCTCATCGACTGGGAGTACGCGCGCCTGGGTGACCCCGCCGACGAGATCGCGTACGTGTTCGACCAGAACGGTCTCACCGGGGCCCAGCGGGAGGCGTTCTGGCGTGGGTACCGGGTGGGCGCCGGCGGGCGGGCGGCCCTGGCGCAGATCGCCGACCGCGTCGACTGGTGGGAGCCAGTGACCCTCCTGGGCTCGGCGCTGTGGTGGGTCGAGCGGTGGGTGCGGCGTGCCGAGGCCGACGCCGCGGGCAGGGCCGATCCCGCGGTCCCGAGGGAGCCGGGCTACTACTCCGAGCGGGTGATGAGCCGTCTGGCCCGGTTGGAGGATCGACTGACCCGGGATGGACGGTGATTCCCGGGGGAGGGCTCGGGCCCGGTCGTCAGCGGGCGTAGATGAAGTCGACCAGCGCCTTGCGGTCCTCTTCCAGTTCGTCCATCCGGTTCTTGACCACGTCTCCGATGCTCACGATCCCCGCCAGCTCCCCGTCCTTGAGGACGGGGACGTGGCGGATGCGGTACCGGGTCATGATGGCCATCAGCGTCTCGACCTCGTCTTCCGGGCTGCACGTCTGCAGCTCCGTGGACATGATCGAGGAGACCGGGCTGTCGAGGACGTCGGCACCGGAGCGGTCCACGGCCCGCACCACGTCCCGCTCCGACATCATCCCGGCAGGCGTGCGGCCGTCGCTGGACACGACCAGAGCACCGATCCCGTGGCGGGCCAGCTCGGCCAGGGCCTCACGGACGCTCGCCTCGGGCCGGATACTGGCCACGGCCTGTCCCTTCTGCCGAAGGACCGCGTCGATGCGCATCTCGACCTCCTGACGACAGGGTAAGAGCTACGCCGCCTTCTCGAGGATGTGCACTCCGCAGGCGCTGCCGAGCCCGATCACGTGGGCCAGGCCGACCTTGGCGC
Protein-coding sequences here:
- a CDS encoding DEAD/DEAH box helicase, yielding MAGRSSRARASTPPPVRTARPLDRITYPAGLPVVDRKEDIAGLIAANQVVIVAGETGSGKTTQLPKICLELGRGVEAMIGHTQPRRIAARAVAERLAEELSVRLGGPVGYAVRFSDQVGPETLVKVMTDGILLAELQRDRELRRYDTIIVDEAHERSLNIDFLLGYLRSSLPRRPDLKVIITSATIDTARFARHFDAPVVEVSGRTYPVELRYRPVG
- a CDS encoding aminoglycoside phosphotransferase family protein, with product MARIPEGRLLAALRGYVSAAIGCPPARVAEASRFPDGNRHAVYKVSYLDPAGATTEVVVRVCSGSGPDDCSRAEWEARVLAKTGGTAAPLLYDFRLRSEWFGTPAMCMQFVPGHQMELGSANPAEIERLGSVVRWVHDRPVDDLVEGHEGEDVEDVVAYAERRLRSIVSTLIWVRDPLPGLTQARLRAAADSVETTVETSREARSFRTGEALALQHGDIGPGNVRWGPDPVLIDWEYARLGDPADEIAYVFDQNGLTGAQREAFWRGYRVGAGGRAALAQIADRVDWWEPVTLLGSALWWVERWVRRAEADAAGRADPAVPREPGYYSERVMSRLARLEDRLTRDGR
- a CDS encoding CBS domain-containing protein, translating into MRIDAVLRQKGQAVASIRPEASVREALAELARHGIGALVVSSDGRTPAGMMSERDVVRAVDRSGADVLDSPVSSIMSTELQTCSPEDEVETLMAIMTRYRIRHVPVLKDGELAGIVSIGDVVKNRMDELEEDRKALVDFIYAR